Below is a window of Perca fluviatilis chromosome 6, GENO_Pfluv_1.0, whole genome shotgun sequence DNA.
ggaccaatgtcaaagatggttgttcccatcagtcacttagacacaaaaacatcgtaaaatagggtccaggttgaaacgGTAGTTAGCCTCTAATTGCGCTTGCGAATGGCAAAGCTCTTTAAAAATGTTGGGAATACTAAGGGGtttcagtaaaaataaaaaataaatgacaaatgaGTTGGAACCTTTTCCAAATCAAGGAGTTCTGTAGAATATGTGACCCAATTCTGGTGGTCCTGGGTCCATCCTAAGGACCCCTACCGAGTCCCTAAAACAGGTTATGGACATTTGGGAAGAATAATGCTTGTCAGTAAAACGTACTTTTTAAAACTACTGTTTTCCTCACAGATTGGCCCCAGAGACCCCAGATTTTGTACACAAGTAACCAGCATGTGCCAATCAAAATGAATTGAAGTTTTGTAAGGGTAAATAAATGGGAGTTATTCCAAGTGGGGGTAAAAAGGTGCATTCATGTTTAACCTCCATGAGCTTCTTGGAGATGCTACTCTGCTCCCTGAGCTCCTTCCTCTTCATTCGGCCCTCCTTCAGCTGCAGGGACACCCAGGTTATAATAATCTGGCTCAATGTTGTTCTGTCTGCACGGCAGCTGCTCCCTGTTGGCCTGGAGAGACATGACAGCACACAGATGTGACTTCCTGCATCACTCCTCTCTTCAGTTCAACAAACACAGTCATTGGTGGAaacaactgagagagagagagagagagagagagagagagagtgtcctTACCCTACAGTAGAAGTAAAGGGCAATGTTCTCCACCAGCAGAATCAGTGGCAGGAGGATCGCTCTGATGATTAAAGGCCTCGGATCTGATCGAACACATGGACagtcaacacatcacacaacatCATGAGTCCAACAGCTCCCATTAAACACAAACTGACCTGAAATCTAAAATACCTTCAACATGGACACGTAACTCTCACACTTAGTGCACTTCATATTTACTTTATATCATTCCATGGTCATAGCTTTGTGATTGGTCACATCAGAAGGTGATTCTCATAGTGAAACACCTCTCTCAGTTCTCAGAGAACCAGAGTTATCCTCGTAACCAAACATGCTCTGTCCTTCAGTTAATTGTTAGCTGTTACCATTTTTACACTTTGTATGAGTTTGGTTACTATCTGACACGTGTAACATGATGACAGTCATCACAGAGTCAGTCCAGAAACATGTTGTCAGCTGATCATTTTCACTCGGTTTGGACCAATCATCTTCTCCAATCCTGTAAACAGTCAGCTTACCCATGACGGTGAGAGAGAGCACACGGCTCTCAGAGGAGAAGTTATGAGAGAAAACATAGAGGTGATCAACACAGCTGTAGCTTCCTTGGTGGGCGGGCTCTgcagcaggaaacaggaagtgggcagAGTGATTGACAGCTGGCTGGGTGGAGTTGTGTGCTGAGTTGGAGGAGGTGAAGGTGAGCTGGAAGGAGCCTCCTGGGTACTGTGGCTGGATGGAGCAGCTGATGCTGAAGGTGGAGCCCCAGAACACCTGGAACACCTCCTGCTGGTCCTCCTCTGAGATCCCGACCATGGAGGAGGACATGGAGATGTTGGGCTGAAGCAGCAGGTctgtaaacacagagacagacagaaagacagacatgtaggcaggcaggcaggcaggcaggcaggcagacagacagacagacagtttgaATCTTTCAGAAACAAGTCCACCTTTCTACACTTCAGGATGTCATTGTCCTGGATAACTTTACAGTTCAGTCCAATGGAAACCACTGACTGTCACTGGGACAGAGGAAGGAGCACACACACGAGTATATAATGTAGGTAATCCTGAGCACACTGATGTAATATTCTTCAATTCTGTCTGCAATGTCAATCtttggggcaaatgtgcatcgtcactttggtccactaaaagggtgtttttgttgctgacagactcagattattattctaagtgtctgacaacattatgaaaggatccctacagagatagaccttgaaaacctctttaagacctttctgttaaaccagaaacagctctgaggtcgctaacacttaacccaccagactccatttagaAAAACAGTACATTTAGCGTGTAAAGAGCCAGactattttcacatgtaaatcagtaaactatgtgtttatttcaaccaaaactagagttgtgatggttggaaaagtggaaagacgacccaaaatgggttttcattgttttattttgtgtctctcgACTTTAAAAGCGGTGTATTTTACGAtaataaaattactgtttatttacatggagtctggtgggtttatagaacacaattttgcagatgtttatatgtgtaaaaaaaggatcttactctttaacattaatcttttccataatgttgtcatacacttagaatattaatctgagtctgtcagcggtaaaaacagaacttttgtgaagaatcaacaccggccgccacATATTACGTTTcgttaatcttttttttttttttaaacgctatttaaaacatgcaGCGTTTttgttcagctgcatttcctttccttgCTCTCCCTCCGGAGAGCCCGTACCCTACAGTAGAAGTAAAGGGCAATGCTCTCCACCAGCAGAATCAGCGGCAGGAGGATCGCTCTGATGATTAAAGGCCTCGGATCTGATGGAACACATGGACAgtgataggttggatatttcagcaTTCAGGTTTTCAAGTGTATTTAATATCTTGTATGTAAGGTACAACAcaagaaggttagtctggggaTAACCTTAACCCACAGGAATAGATTGGAATgtgggaatctattaggagcatcggccataaaaggtgtagtttgGAAGTAAACTGTTCCACTGAAATATATAGCTTGGATTGTGTGAGGACAAAAAGTATAAAGGAGGAGTTATTTTGATGTTTGTTGAGACACTATGGGTACATGCTCCTAGGAGGGTGTACACATGGTTATCTTCCTTTCTAGGAAAGAAACTTTGGCATATACATTTGGTGCATGTCAACTGTTCTCCCTTTCATGAACGTTTGTTTGGTTGTTGggtgaataaagctgcattagtCTTAACTCGTATTCAGCATTTGTTAAAGTCTTCATCTCATTTCCCCATATATCAGACagtcaacacatcacacaacatCATGAGTCCAACAGCTCCCATTAAACacaaactgacctgagatcTAAAATCACTTCAACATGGACACGTAACTCTCAGACTTAGTACACTTCATATTTACTTTATATCATCCCATGCTCAGAGCTTTGTGATTGGTCACATCAGAAGGTGATTCTCATAGTGAAACACCTCGCTCAGGTCTCAGAGAACCAGAGTTATCATCGTAACCAAACATGCTCTGTCCTTCAGTTAATTGTTAGCTGTTACCATTTTTACACTTTGTATGAGTTTGTTTACTATCTGACACGTGTAACATGATGACAGTCATCACAGAGTCAGTCCAGAAACATGTTGTCAGCTGATCATTTTCACTCAGTATGGACCAATCATCTTCTCCAATCCTGTAAACAGTCAGCTTACCCATGACGCTGAGAGAGAGCACACGGCTCTCAGAGAAGAAGTTATGAGAGAAAACATAGAGGTGATAAAAACAGCTGTAGCTTCCTTGGTGGGCGGGCTCTgcagcaggaaacaggaagtgggcagAGTGATTGACAGCTGGCTGGGTGTAGTTGTGTGTTGAGTTGGAGGAGGTGAAGGTGAGCTGGAAGGAGCCTCCTGGGTACTGTGGCTGGATGGAGCAGCTGATGGTGAAGGTGGAGCCCCAGAACACCTGGAACACCTCCTGCTGGTCCTCCTCGGAGACCCCGACCATGGAGGAGGACACAGAGATGTTGGGCTGAAGCAGCAGGTCtataaacacagagacagacagacagacagacagacagtcagaagCTTCCAGAAAGAAGTCCACTTCTCTACACTTCAGGATGTCATTGTCCTGGATAACTTTACAGTTCAGTCCAATGGAAACCACTGACTGTCACTGGGACAGAGGAAGGAGCACACACACGTGAGTATATAATGTAGGTCATTGTGAGCACACTAATGTATTATTCTTCAATTCTGTCTGCATCGTCAATTTGgttcactaaaagttctgttgttgctgctgacagactcagattattattctaagtgtctgtcaacattatgaaaggatccctacagagatagacctttaaaacctctttaagacctttctgttaatAGTCAGCTGCAAATATggcttgaccccaaaaaaattctaacaaaagATTTTTCAGTGGTTTACAGTAGTATCAGATGTACCTAAAAACATACtaaaagtttaccaaagtttgaCTTCAAGAAAggccccattttcaaaaaggcgGCCGCGGGTCCTTAAAAAGACCATTACTCCTTTGTATTCCTACTACACCATGAACACTGGTAACTTATACATGTTTTGGCCATTTAATATTCTAATTAGCATATTTGTATGATAAATAAgcactatttttatttatatattatatatatatatatatatatatatatatatatatatatataaaattgtaattataaaatTTCCTTAAGTAATTGCATATTTCTCATATCATTTTGCCTAGTGTTGGTGGTTTCTGTCCATCAGCTCCCTTCTGATGAACCTCTACCACATCAGAGCCATCTCTTAAGTTTTACAGCAAATGTGGCAAGTTTCTTGGTTTACAACAATATGACTCATGTTCAAAGTTGGAGTGTACTTTTTCCTCAAGCTAATCCAACAATGTCATCCTCTCTTAATACACTCACATTGTTGGCCATTGTCATGTGTTAGAAATCTTTCTAATGTTCTTTTGACACCCCCATAAAATGACACTGAGCATGTGTCTGAGAATAAGACATTTGTGCTgtaatatacactaccggtcaaaggttttagaacacccaatctttttagtttttttattgaaatttgagcagttcaagtccaatgaatagcttgaaatggtccAACGGTAAGTAGTTAACTgcttgaggttaaaaaaataagtaaggttactcaaaactgaaaaataatgtacatttcagaattttacaaaaaggcctttttcagggaacaagaaatgggttaacaacgtaaagctgttctggaggttgatcaagctttgaatgttgatgctaccaattcccacaggtgttccaacttgtctggattacttacaaccccctctgtttgtataaaagtattgttggaacacactgtggtaccgtaccctcgtgagcattgtatgaacagtattgtactgcagaaagtagtatgttgctataaaaatggtgggaaaaagaaaattaacaatggaagaccatcataacacttaagaatgttggtctttcctacagagaaattgcgaagaaagtcaaggtgtcagtgagtacagtattcttcaccatcaaaaggcacttagaaactgggggaaactctgacaggaagaggtctggcagacccaaagccacaacagaatcagaagacaagtttctgagagtcaacagcttgagTGATAGgcagctcacaggacaacagcttcaagcacagcttaatagtggtcgtaataagcaagtctcagtttcaactggaaagagaagacttggagctgcaggtttgatgggtcgagttgcagcaagaaagccattgctaagacgtca
It encodes the following:
- the LOC120560219 gene encoding uncharacterized protein LOC120560219, producing MDHLMLLLLLWSSGLQAEGELTSTESVRLVGGASRCRGRLEVKHEGEWSPVDGYDWSLKTAAAACRELDCGSAVYAERKKSSYRSMSRIRSGCVESGSALRECAASSCSSSFLHLTCSDLLLQPNISVSSSMVGVSEEDQQEVFQVFWGSTFTISCSIQPQYPGGSFQLTFTSSNSTHNYTQPAVNHSAHFLFPAAEPAHQGSYSCFYHLYVFSHNFFSESRVLSLSVMDLLLQPNISMSSSMVGISEEDQQEVFQVFWGSTFSISCSIQPQYPGGSFQLTFTSSNSAHNSTQPAVNHSAHFLFPAAEPAHQGSYSCVDHLYVFSHNFSSESRVLSLTVMDPRPLIIRAILLPLILLVENIALYFYCRANREQLPCRQNNIEPDYYNLGVPAAEGGPNEEEGAQGAE